The Aminivibrio pyruvatiphilus genome window below encodes:
- the mce gene encoding methylmalonyl-CoA epimerase, with translation MKPTVVDHIGIAVKSIDEALSFWQSALGIQCTGVEEVEEQKVRTAFLPIGDTEVELLEATSDESPVAKFIEKKGEGIHHLAIRVENLEAALAELKEKGIRLIDETPRYGAGGAKIAFVHPKSTGGILLEISER, from the coding sequence ATGAAGCCTACAGTAGTAGACCATATTGGAATTGCCGTCAAATCCATCGACGAAGCTCTCTCATTCTGGCAGTCTGCCCTTGGCATCCAGTGCACTGGGGTTGAAGAAGTGGAGGAGCAGAAAGTCAGGACGGCTTTTCTTCCCATAGGCGATACTGAAGTTGAACTCCTCGAGGCCACCTCCGATGAAAGCCCCGTGGCCAAGTTCATCGAGAAAAAAGGTGAGGGAATCCATCACCTTGCCATCAGGGTGGAAAACCTTGAAGCCGCTCTTGCGGAGCTGAAGGAGAAGGGCATCAGGCTCATTGACGAAACGCCCCGGTACGGAGCCGGAGGTGCGAAGATAGCTTTTGTGCACCCGAAGTCCACCGGCGGCATTCTTTTGGAAATCAGTGAAAGGTAG
- a CDS encoding universal stress protein — MSGKILVAVDMSKMSEEVFAYGCSMALRLKAEAAFIHVLPHPTLWRGYEPWLPPEIDAEVAEIARKKLDYYFRKTKEDLPELENVEYKMVVKEGNPSDVIMSYARENDFNLIVIGYRGQSTIERLVVGSTAANVARYAHCSVLIYRPGQQII, encoded by the coding sequence ATGTCCGGAAAAATTCTTGTGGCGGTCGATATGAGCAAGATGTCCGAGGAGGTGTTCGCCTACGGATGTTCCATGGCGCTCCGTCTCAAGGCCGAGGCGGCGTTCATCCACGTACTGCCTCACCCGACCCTCTGGCGGGGGTACGAACCCTGGCTGCCTCCCGAGATTGACGCGGAAGTGGCGGAAATTGCACGGAAGAAGCTTGATTACTATTTCAGAAAGACGAAAGAGGACCTTCCCGAGCTGGAAAACGTGGAGTACAAGATGGTGGTCAAGGAAGGAAACCCTTCGGATGTCATTATGAGCTATGCCAGGGAGAACGACTTTAACCTCATCGTCATAGGCTACAGAGGCCAGAGCACCATCGAGCGTCTCGTCGTCGGAAGCACGGCGGCGAACGTGGCGAGATACGCCCACTGCTCCGTGCTCATCTACAGGCCGGGCCAGCAGATAATCTGA